From the Pseudomonas sp. Teo4 genome, the window GCTGGGCCGTCCGGTGTTCTTCGTCGATGAAGACCCAGCCGCCGACCAGGAAGCCGAAGACACCCTCGCCGAAGTAGCGCGCAAAATTGGCTTCAAGGACGTGTCGTTCCAGTACGAACCTATCGCCGCAGCCTTTGACTACGAGTCGGGCATCAGCCGCGAAGAGCTGGTACTCATCGTCGATATCGGCGGTGGTACTTCAGACTTTACCCTGATCCGCCTGTCGCCGGAGCGCCACCAGGTGGCCGAACGCCAGAGCGACATCCTCGCCACCGGCGGCGTGCACATCGGCGGTACCGACTTCGACAAGCAGTTGAGCCTGCAGGGCGTAATGCCTTTGTTCGGCTATGGCAGCCGGATGAAAAGCGGCGCGCTGATGCCCACCAGCTACCACCTAAACCTGGCCACCTGGCACACCATCAACGCCCTTTACTCGCAGAAGTCGCAACTGGCGTTGGGCAGCATGCGCTACGACATCGAGGGCACCCTCGGCATCGACCGCCTGTTCAAGCTGATCGAACAGCGCGCCGGGCACTGGCTGGCTATGGAAGTGGAAGCCAGCAAGATCGAGCTGACCGACCACGACAGCCGCCGCATCGACCTGGGCCGCGTCGAGCGGGAGCTGGGTGTTGACCTGACCCGCGCACTGTTCGAGGCGGCCATCGAGGGGCTGCTGGAGCGTGTACGCGGCAGCGTGACCGACCTGCTGGGCAAGGCTGGCGTCACTGCGGACCAGGTGGATACCGTGTTCTTCACTGGTGGTTCCAGCGGGATTCCAGCGCTGCGTAACAGCGTGGCGGCGATGCTGCCCAATGCACAGCATGTGGAAGGCAACATCTTCGGCAGCATTGGTAGCGGGTTGGCGATTGAGGCGCGCAAGCGTTACGGCGCGGTCTGATAGAGCTTGGGGCTGCTTTGCAGCCCATCGCAGGCTTCGCCAGCTCCCACGAACACAGGAAATGAGCTGTGCCCGTGGGAGCTGGCGAAGCCTGCGATGGGCCGCACAGCGGCCCCATGAAGAGGTCAGACCAGCTCGGCCCGCTTCAACTCACTCTTCAGATACGCGTAATACACAGGCCCCGCCACCACCCCCGGCAGCCCGAATGCCGCCTCGAACACCAGCATCGCCAGCAACAGCTCCCAGGCCTTGGCACTGATCTGCCCACCCACGATCCGCGCGTTGAGGAAATACTCGACCTTGTGGATAACGATCAGATAGCCCAATGCCGCCGCCGCCACCCAGATCGACAGTGACAGCCCGACGATGGTGATCAGGGTGTTGGACATCAGGTTGCCGATCACCGGCAACAGGCCCAGCAGGAAGGTCAGCACGATCAGCGTCTTGGTCAGCGGCAGGTGCACGCCGAACAGCGGCAGCACCACTGCCAGGAAGATACCGGTGAACACGGTATTGAGCAGCGAGATCTTGATCTGCGCGAAGACGATGTTGCGAAACGCCTGCACCAGCAGGCTCAGTCGCTCGAACAGCGCCGCCGCCAAGGGTTTGCGCCGGGAAATGTCGGGAATGCGCTGAAGGGCGACGATGGCCCCGAGGATCATGCCGATCAGCAGGGTCACGAACATGTGCGCCATGCCCTTGCCCACCAGCTGCAGATCGCTCAGGTGGCTTTTGATCCAGTCACCGATGGCCACTTTGAACTCGGCGGCACTGGCCGGCAGGTAACCTTCGATGAACGGCGGCAGCTGGCCACGGGCGCGTTCCACCAGGCCCATGAACTTGTCCAGCGAGGCGCCGGGGTTCTCTGCCTCGTGCAACAGGAAGCTGAATGCACCGGCAATCAATAACGTCAGGGTACTGACCACCAGCGTGCCCAGCAGGGCCACGGCCAACCAACGCGCGCGCTGCCCGGCAATGACCGGCTGCAGTCGGGGCGTGAGCATGTTGACCAGCTCGAACACCAGCAACCCGGCCAGCAGGCTGGGCAGCAATTTCAGGGGCAGCGCCAGCAACAGGCCGGCAAACACGATGATCCAGCTGGCCAGGGTGACCTGGCGGGGGGTGAAGGTCATACAGCCTCAGCGGCAGACAACGGAAAAGACCCGCAGTCTGCCAGCCTTCGTCCTACAGGCATAGGCACAGGTCATTTCTTCTTCAGGCAGTCGCTCATGAAGGCCTTGCGCTCGTCGCCCTTGAGCGCCTTGGTGGTGGCGTCGGCGTTGCAGGTTTTCATCTTTTCCTGCTGGGTCGCCTTCAGGCATTTGCTCATGAATGCCTTACGCTCGTCACCCTTGAGGGTTTGTTCGGTGGCTTCGGCATTGCAGGTTTTCATCTTCTCCTGCTGCGCCGTGGCGGCGAATCCTTGCCCACAGATCAACACACCCAACACCAGCACAGGCACTTGCAGCATCTTCATGGAGTGGTCTCCTTGTCTCCGCACCCGATGCACGGACGTGGGGCTGAGTGTAGTAGCTTTTTTTACAGCCCCGCCGCCTTGAGCCGGGCTGCGTGTTCGGTGAACAGCCGCACCGGTTCGGCGCCTTTGCCCACTGCGCCAAGTTGCTGATTGACGATGTCCAGATGGTCGAGTGGGTAGTCATCACCAATCACTTTCCCAAGGTGCGAGCTGAAGCGCCCGACCATGCCGTCGCAGTGCCCATGCTCTTTAACGAAACTGCGGGCGAACAGGCGGCAGAAGCGGTTGCTGCCATCGAACCGGTTACGACCCCGGTCGGTCAGCCCAGGTTGCAGCGTACCCGACCAGGAATAGTAGCGAACGCCGTTGACCTCTTCCGGCCCTTCACCACCCCAGGTTTGCGGCAAGCCTTGTGGATAAGTCTGGTTGAACAGCGCGACTCCGGCGCTGGTCAGCGACTGGTGCGAGGCATGTACGTCGATGGGCAGCGGGTCGCGCCGCCAGCTGGTTTCCAGCCACACCAGCAGCACTGCAAGGCCGTGCAGCAGCGCTTTGAGCACGCGTCCTTGAGGGGAGTCACCAGGGGCGACGCGCTCCAGGTGGTCAGCCAGCTCCGAGCCGTGGTTGGGCCCAGCCACCGAGGTCACCGAAGCGACTCGATCCGGGCGTTTGGCCGCCGCATAACGCGCATCCAGCGCCCCTTGGCTGTGGCCGATGAGGTTGACCTTTTCCGCGCCGGTGCGCTTGCAGATGTCTTCGATGATGGTCAGCAATTGCTTGCCGCGCACCTCGCTGGAGTGCACGGGCGACACCTGAACCGGAAACACCTGCGCCCCACCGCGGCGCAGGGCCGGGACGATGCCGAACCAGTAAGGGTAGAGCAGCACCCGCACGAACCCGAGCATGCCCGGCACCAGTACCAATGGGTATCGCGTTGCCAATTCCTGTGCCATTGCCCCAGCCCTTGTCCGTGGACGACGGCCTAACACTACCGCGCTGCCAATGAGCACCGCAATCGAACTCCCGGCGGGCGCTGTGGTTCCAAACCAGAACAGACCCTGAGCAAGGAGCGGGACCATGTACAAGCAGACCCTGGCCATTCTTCTGGCAAGTACCGCGTTGGCCGCGTGTGGCAGTCGCCCGGAAAACCCGGTGGACTATGTCACCTACCGTGACGAGCCGCTGGTGAAGCAGGTTGAGCATGGCATGACCATGCAGAAAGTGATCGCCATCGGTGGCAGCCCTTCGAACGTGATCGACCTGCCCCACGGCGGCACCTGCAACGACTACATCCTCAACCGCGACGGCCACCAGCAGCCTTACTACGTGCGTTTCGACGCGACCGGCCATGTCGATGCCAAGGGTTTCAAGACCTGCAAACAACGTGAGGAAGACAGCAAGGCCACCCGCGGCGCATGAACCTTCCCGACACCTGACCACCCGTCCTGATCTGTTTGGAGACCACCATGAGCAACGTTGAACTGACCGATGTGAACACCTTGCGCAAGCGGGCCCGCCAGCATGTCGAGCAAGGTGCCGTGACCGAGGGGTACCAGGCTGACCGCGAAACAATCCTGCGCCTGCTCAACGAGTCGCTGGCCACCGAGATCGTCTGTACCTTGCGCTACAAGCGGCACTACTTCATGGCCATTGGTATCAAGGCCGGTGTGGCGGCGGCGGAGTTTCTGGAGCATGCCAATCAGGAAACCGAACATGCGGACAAACTGGCTGAGCGGATTGTGCAGTTGGGGGGTGAGCCTGATTTCAATCCAGATAACCTGACGAAAAACTCGCATGCTCAGTATGTGGCGGGGAAATCGCTGAAAGAGATGGTGTTGGAAGACTTGGTGGCTGAACGGATTGCTATCGACAGTTACCGGGAGATCATTCAATACATCGGTGACAAAGACCCAACTACGCGGCGTATCTTTGAAGATATTCTGGCGCAGGAAGAGGAACACGCTGACGATATGTCGGACTTGCTGCAAGGTCTTTAAGCTTCAAGCTTTTGCTTTGCTTTGCTTTGCTTTGCTTTGCTCTTGCTTCTAGTGCGCGCTAGTTCAGGCGCCACAAATTGCGACGTCAGGAGGCCGAGCGGAGGTCTTGCGGAGGGAGGTGACGGCCATGGATGGCCGTCAAGCGCTGCGGCCCAGGATGGGCCGTACAGCGCGGTCCTCCCGGGAGCAAGACCGGAGCGAGGGAACCCCGAAGCGCAGCGTAGGGGCCGGATGTAGGAGCCAGACTTTTTTGGTTACTTTTTGGGGCGTTTGCCAAAAAGTGACCCGCTGTAAGAGCGGAAAGGTGATTAAGCGTCGCCTTGGCAAATGGATATGCTTGCAAATTTAAAAACCAACTTCAAAACAAAAAACAAAAAACAAAAAACAAAAAACAAAATTAAGCGTAGGCATCTATACAGCGTGAATATCCATTTGCCATGGAGGCGCTTATTCACCTTTTCGCCTTTACGGCGACCTACTTTTGCTCTTGGGCAAAAGTAGGCAAAAACCGCTCGCTCCTACATCCGGCCCCTGCGCTTCGCTCCGGGGTACCCTCGCTCCGGTCTTGCTCCCGGGAGGACCGCGCTGTACGGCCCATCCTGGGCCGCAGCGCTTGACGGGCATCCATGCCCGTCACCTCCCTCCGCAAGACCTCCACTCGGCCTCCTGAAGTCGCAATTTGTGGCGTCTGGACTATCGCGCACTAGAAGCAAAAGCAGAGCAGAGCAAGGACCTATACATGTGCAGTTCGCTGGGGATGATCGCTATTTCTTACCCTTCACCGCCGTAGGCGCCTTCCCTGCCTTCATCTGCTGCAACAACGGCGTACATTGATTCGGCTCATCACCACTACTCGGAGCAATCAAAGCCAACAACCCTGCCGCCGGCCCCGCAACAACCCCAAGCGCCACCATCCCCGCCCCACGCAGCGCCAACGGCACCGCCTGCACCCCCGCACTGGGCTTGGCAAACGGCCCGCGCACGTAAAGCGGCGAGCGCAGCGAGAACAACCGCAAGCCCTTGGACTCCGGCGTAATCTTCAAATCGAGCTGTTCACTGGCAAAATTGGCCGTGCCATCGATATAGATGATCGCGTTCTCGGTATCGAAGATGAACAAACGCGTCGTCGCCAGACCATTCTTGATCCCCACATCCGCCGCCGCACAGTTGATCTTCACGTCCTCATCGCCGAACAACTTGCCAATCACGTAGTTACCCACATTGAGCCCGGCGATTTCCATCAGGCTGCGGCTGATCGCGCCATCGTTGATCAGCATGCGCAAGTCACCATTGGCAGTGCCCAGCAAAGCCGCTATCGAGTTGCCACGGCCACTGATGTCCGCATCACCGTTCAGCTCACCAAAACTGGTCTGCATCGGCGCGAAGCTGGGGAACAGCTGTTTGAGCTTGAACCCCCTGGCAGTCAGCTTGGCGCGCCCCTGCAGAGGCACGTTGCGACCGTCCAGGCGAATATCGGATGCCAGGTTGCCGCCCGCCACACCAAATCGCAGCGGCTCCAGGCGGAGCAAACCATCGTCGAGAATCACGTGGGCGGACAAATCAGTGAAGGGCAATTGCGCACTGTGGACAATCCGCTTGCCGCTGAAGGTGACGTCGGCATCCATGGCACGCCAGCGCTCGGTACGAAACTCCTCCACAGGCAATACCTTGCCCGAGGGCTGTTTGCTGGCCCCGCCCCGGGCCTTTTGCTCGGCGTTGGAGTCAGCACCAATCAGTGGAGCCAGGTCCTTGAACAACAGCTGGTTGGACACCAGGTTCCCGGATAGCTTTGGCCGGGGCTGACTGGCGACAAAAGCCAGGTCGCCATGGATGTCGCTGTCACCGATCTTGCCGTTGAAATCCTGGTAATGGAACGTCGCACCATCCGGCGCATGCAGGTTGGCGCTCAGGCGGCCGTCAGTGGAATACGCCGGGGTATCCGGCAGGGTTACGCCAGTCAGCGGATAAAGGTTACCCAGGCTTGCGCCGGACAAGCGCAGACGCAAATCCAGGGCTCCCAGATTGCGCGGGTCGGTCAAGGTACCCGCCAGCACCACATGGGTGTCGGCAATGCGCACGTCGGCTTGCAGCGGGAACGGCTGGCTGGCGTCCTGCAAGGCCAGCAGACCGCCAATCTTGCCCGTGCCAGACACCGGTTGACCCTTGTAACGGCCCTGGGCCTTGAGGCCGAACGCGTAATCCTGGGCGCCGCCTGCCTTCTCGGCACGGGCTTTGCCGACGATGTCACTGAACGGGATCGGCTTGCCCAGCGGGTCGATCTGCACCTTCATGCTGGTTTTCAGGGTCTGATCGTCGACACTGACATTACCTTGGTCGAATCCGATGGCTCCGATATCCAACTGCCAGCTGGACGGCGCTTCGCTTTCATCCTTTGGCCCGAAGTCGAAATTCCAGTTGGCACGGCCGTCGGCCAAGCGGGTGAGGCTGGCGGTGGGCTTGGTCAGGTCGATACGGGGGATGACGATCTGCTGGAAGATCAAAGGCAGCGGCGACAGACGGAACTCCACACGCTCCAGACCAACCATCTTCGGCTCCTTCAACCAGTCTGGGTTACCCAGAGTCAGGTCTTCAGCGATGAAGCGCGGCCATGGTACCCAGGCCCGCCAGCCACCCTCTTGCGGCTCGGTGCGCCACTGCACGGCCAGGTTGCCATTGATCGCGAAGGGCCGATGCAGGGCTGCGGAAACCTTCTCGTTGAGCAGTGGTTTGACACGATTCCAATCGAACGTGGCAATCACCACCACGATGATCGCCAACACGGTCAAAAGGCTGCTGAGGGTCCAGACGAGTATTCTGGCGGGACGCGTCATTGCGTGAGTCACCTGACGGCATGGCACAAAACAAGCACAACAGTGGCACTTAGTAATTCGGACTAATGAAAACCCGCAGGGTTTTATCGGCGCGGCCATGATAACCAAGTTTTTCCTGGCGGCCGGCTCAGCTTTTGGTCTGGACGCCCCCTTCGCACACCGACGGAAACACAGTAGCCAATTGCCTTCTAATGACCTGAAACAACCGCACTAGAGCCACTGCAAGTCTCTATCAATCCTGTCGATTGTCACCATTACCCTTATGAACTTCTCTCTGGCGTTACCAAGCGTAGCATTGGCTTCGTACCCACTTTTCAGCCCCCGAGAGGAGCAACCCAATCATGAAACGCCATCTGCTGACCCTGACCCTGTCCATCCTTGCAGCCAACGCTTTCGCCATGCCAGCTGACGATCAGCACCTGACCGCTGAATCTCGCTCCAGCGCCGCTGAAATCGCCCAGCCTCTGAAAACCCTGGCAGAAGGTGGCGCTGACCGTCTGCAAGAACGCGCTGGCCGTGTCGCTGAAGGTGGCTCGGATCGCCTGATCGAACGCACTGGTCGCGTCGCCGAAGGTGGCTCGGATCGTCTAATTGAACGCACTGGCCGCGTCGCTGAAGGTGGCTCGGATCGTCTGATCGAGCGTACTGGCCGCGTCGCTGAAGGTGGTTCGGATCGTCTGATCGAACGCACTGGCCGCGTCGCTGAAGGTGGCTCGGATCGTCTGATCGAACGCACTGGCCGCGTCGCTGAAGGTGGCTCGGATCGTCTGATCGAACGTACTGGCCGCGTTGCCGAAGGTGGCTCGGATCGTCTGATCGAACGTACTGGCCGTGTAGCCGAAGGTGGCTCGGATCGTCTGATCGAACGCACTGGCCGTGTAGCCGAGGGTGGTTCGGATCGCCTGGTCGAAATCAGCCGTGTGAGCTGATCACCATGGCCGAAAAGAACAATCCCACGCAAAGCGCCTGCTCCCCTCCAAGCCCGGTCCATTGACCGGGCTTTGTTTTTTTATCCAGAATGCCCAGCCGTACAGTCACAGAATTCGCCCCCATGCTGCCTCGCGCCGAACAGAAGCTACAGACCCGCCAGGCCCTGCTGGATGCCGCCTGCCAGTTGATGGAGAGTGGCCGCGGGTTCGGCAGCATCAGCCTGCGTGAAGTGGCCAGGGCCGCTGGCATCGTGCCCACCGGTTTCTACCGGCACTTCAGCGACATGGATGCCTTGGGCTTGGCCCTGGTCGCCGAAGTCGACACTACCTTCCGTCAGACCATTCGCCTGGTGCGGCACAACGAGTTCGAACTCGGCGGCATCACCGACGCTTCGGTCCGCATCTTCCTTGACGTGGTCGCCGCCCACCGCGCCCAGTTCCTGTTTCTGGCCCGCGAACAATACGGCGGTTCACAGGCGGTGCGCCAAGCCATTGCCGGACTGCGCCAGGGCATCAGCAACGACCTGGCCACCGACCTTGGACGCATGAAACGCTGGCATCATCTGGACGCAGCTGCTCTGGCCGTGATGGCCGACCTGGTGGTGAAAACCGTGTTCGCTACCTTGCCCGAGTTGATCGACAGCCCAGAGCCGGGTTATCCACAGGTGCTGACACCACAAGAGAAGATCACTCAGCAGCTGCGCTTCATCTTTGTCGGCGCCAGGCATTGGCAGGGGTTGGGCAACCCAGGCTGATCAATTGCCTGCACAGCCCCTTTCGCGGGTAAACCCGCTCCCACAGATTACGAAGGCTACTGTGCACTGTGGGAGCGGGTTTACCCGCGAAAGGGCCGGCGCGGCCAACCCACTACCCCACTTCTGCTAACATGGCGCACTGCCCGATTGCGACGAGCGCCTTCATGTCCGACCCCCGCCCTACCCTGTCCGAGCTGACCACCCGCTTCCAGCAGCACTTCGCCGAGCGCATCGTGCCGCTGTGGCAAGGCCCGGGTTGGAACGCCGACATGGCCTTGCCCTACGAGGCGCTCGACGACCAGCATCGCCCGCTACCGGTCCAGCGCTACCGTGCCATGGCCTGCGCCCGCCAGCTGTACCTGTTCAGCAGCCGCATCGAGCAGCCCGGTGCAGCGGAACGCGCCGCCGCGCTGTTCCGCTCCCTGCAGCGGCACTTCCATGATGCCGAGCATGGCGGCTGGTTCTACAGCATCGATGCTGATGGCAAGCCACTGGACACGCGCAAGGACCTCTACACCCACGCCTTCATCGTGTTCGCCTGCGCGCACTACTGGGGCAAGGTTCGCGAGAGCCTGGTGGAGTCCACGCTTAACGCGGCCCTGACCGTCGTCGCCGAACAGTTCGCCCGTGACGACGGCCTGTATGAGGCCAGCCTGGGTGAGGACTGGTCGGACCTGGGCAGCGGACCACTGCAGAACCCGCAGATGCACCTGGCCGAAGCCTTTCTTCAGGTGTTGGCAGTGCGTGACGATGATGGCGTGCAACAGGCACTGTTGCAGCTGTGCGATGCATTGCAGGTGCACTTCATCGAGCCTGAACACGGCCTGATGCTGGAAAAACCGCGCGGCGCTGTGGATAACTGGTTCGAACCCGGCCATCAGTTCGAATGGTTCTACCTGCTCGATACCTCGGCACTGCTGCGCGGCACGCCACTGCATGCATCGATAGACCGCGCTTTCGGTTATGCCGAGCAATGCGGAGTGAAGGATGCGGCCGTGCTGGCCATGCTGGATGTGAACGGCAAGGTGATCGATGCCACCCAGCGGATCTGGGCACAAGCAGAGTACCTGCGGGCGCTGGTATTGCGTTCCGGGGGAATGGCTAAACTGCCGGCACAGCTGAATGCGATGGCACAGCAGTTCCTGCATGCTGGCGGCTGGTATGAGTGCCGGGATGGTGAAGGCGCCGTCAGCCGGCACGACATGCCTTCGACCACGCCCTATCACCTCGCGACCTGCCTGGAAGGGCTACTGCGGCTGAGCTGACGCATTCGCGGGACAATCCCGCTCCCACAGAACTGCAAGATGGTCGCGGTCCCTGTGGGAGCCGGCTTGCCGCGATCAGGCCGTCAAATCAACCCTTGGCCGAACGGTCGATCGAGAACCCTGCCCAGTCCTGACTCACCGGCATCAGTTCAAGGCTGTTGATGTTGATGTGCGCCGGCTGGTTGAGGATCCAGAAGATCGTGTCGGCGATATCCTGCGGTTGAATCGGCTCGGCACCTGCGTAGGTCGCATCATATTTCGACTGATCGCCACCGAAGCGCACCAGCGAAAATTCGCTTTCGCACAGGCCCGGCTCGATGTTGCTGACCCGCACGCCAGTGCCGCGCAGGTCACAGCGCAGGCTCAACGAGAACTGGCCGACGAAGGCTTTGGTGCCGCCATACACGTGGCTGCCGGGGTACGGGTAGTTGCCGGCCACCGAACCCACGTTAAGGATCGACGCACCACGGCCGTGTGCAATCAGACGCGGCAGCAACAGGCGCGTGGTGTACATCAGGCCCTTGATGTTGGTATCGACCATGGTTTCCCAATCGTCCAGGTCGCACTTCTGCGCCGGGTCCGCCCCCAGCGCCAGGCCTGCGTTGTTGACCAGGCCACGCAGCTTCTCGAAGCCTGCGGGCAGGTTGGCGATTGCCTCTTCCATGGCTTTGCGGTCACGTACATCGAGTACCAGGCCGTGCACTTCAGTCTTGGCCGACAGTTCGGCGCACAGGGCGTCCAGGCGCTCCTTGCGTCGACCCGTAAGGATCAGCTTCCAGCCCGCCTCAGCAAAACGCCGGGCAGTGGCCTCGCCAAAACCGGAGGTCGCGCCTGTGATGAATACGGTGGACGTCATGCTCTGTTCCTCGCTGTGGATTATCGTCGGCAGGGTTTGCAGCATGCCCTCAGGCAGCGTTGGCAGCAAGCCGTCATCAACACTGGTCATTTTTTGTACATATACGCCAAACCCTTGTCATAGAGGGGCCAGCGCTAGGTATGCATAACTTATCCACAAGGCTTTCCCCATGGATTGGGGGCAACTCGTCGGGGCCGCGGAACCCTTTCAGCGGATCATGGTCGCCTACGGATAACTCCGTGATGGCGCAAGGCTTTCAAACATGCCGCTTGCAGCAGTCTGTCCAAGGCTTTCCCACAGAGTTATCCACAGGAATTAACAGTATTTCCTTAGCCGTGGCCTGTGCAAAAAATGCCTGAAAAATCATCCACAAAGCATGCCTGATCAAAAAATGATCAAAGCCTTGCAGGCCTCATGATTAAAGGGATTCAGCGAGGTGCCACCATGTTTTCCACAGGCGGCTCCACATTATCCGTGGAAAAACAGGAGCTGTGGAAACAACGACTTGCGAGAGGATTGTGGCGTGCTTCGAGAAAGATATGCGACAAGTTGTCCACATCCGTTTTGGCGGAAGCTGGGGCCGCACAGCGGCCCCAACTGATGACTCAGTGCCCGCCCAGGTAGGCGTTACGCACCTCCTCGTTCACCAACAACTCCTGCCCGGTCCCAGTCATGCGGATCTGCCCGTTGACCATCACATAGGCCCGGTCCGAAAGCTTGAGCGCATGGTTGGCGTTCTGCTCCACCAGGAAAATGGTCATGCCACTCTTGGCCAGTTCCCGCAGGGTGGAAAAGATCTGCTTGACCACGATCGGTGCCAGCCCCAGCGATGGCTCGTCGAGCAACAGCAACTTCGGCCGGCTCATGAGCGCACGGGCGATGGCCAGCATCTGCTGCTCACCACCCGACATGGTCATGGCCCGCTGGTTGCGGCGCTCCTTCAGACGCGGGAACAGTTCGAACATGCGCTGCATGTCCTCGCTGGCATATTTGTCACCAATAGGGATGGTGCCCATCATGAGGTTTTCCTCGACGGTCATGTCGGGGAATACCCTTCGCCCCTCAGGCGACTGCGCGATACCGTTGGAAGCGATGTAGTGCGACGACTTGCGGGTGATGTCGGTGCCGCGGTACACAATGTGCCCGGAGGCCGCACGCGGCTGGCCGAAAATCGACATCAGCAGGGTCGACTTGCCGGCCCCGTTGGCGCCGATCAGGCTTACCGTCTCGCCCTCGTTGATGTGCATCGAGACCTTCTTCAGTGCCTGAATCGGCCCGTAGAACACGTCCAGGTCCTTCAGTTCGAGAATGGGTGCACTCAT encodes:
- a CDS encoding Hsp70 family protein codes for the protein MSDVSPARALGIDFGTSNSTVGWHRQGASSLIALEDGKITLPSVVFFNIEERRPVYGRLALHEYLEGYEGRLMRSLKSLLGSKLIKHDTSVLGSALPFKDLLGMFIGELKKRAEADAGREFDQVVLGRPVFFVDEDPAADQEAEDTLAEVARKIGFKDVSFQYEPIAAAFDYESGISREELVLIVDIGGGTSDFTLIRLSPERHQVAERQSDILATGGVHIGGTDFDKQLSLQGVMPLFGYGSRMKSGALMPTSYHLNLATWHTINALYSQKSQLALGSMRYDIEGTLGIDRLFKLIEQRAGHWLAMEVEASKIELTDHDSRRIDLGRVERELGVDLTRALFEAAIEGLLERVRGSVTDLLGKAGVTADQVDTVFFTGGSSGIPALRNSVAAMLPNAQHVEGNIFGSIGSGLAIEARKRYGAV
- a CDS encoding PsiF family protein, which encodes MKMLQVPVLVLGVLICGQGFAATAQQEKMKTCNAEATEQTLKGDERKAFMSKCLKATQQEKMKTCNADATTKALKGDERKAFMSDCLKKK
- a CDS encoding triacylglycerol lipase, which codes for MAQELATRYPLVLVPGMLGFVRVLLYPYWFGIVPALRRGGAQVFPVQVSPVHSSEVRGKQLLTIIEDICKRTGAEKVNLIGHSQGALDARYAAAKRPDRVASVTSVAGPNHGSELADHLERVAPGDSPQGRVLKALLHGLAVLLVWLETSWRRDPLPIDVHASHQSLTSAGVALFNQTYPQGLPQTWGGEGPEEVNGVRYYSWSGTLQPGLTDRGRNRFDGSNRFCRLFARSFVKEHGHCDGMVGRFSSHLGKVIGDDYPLDHLDIVNQQLGAVGKGAEPVRLFTEHAARLKAAGL
- the osmE gene encoding osmotically-inducible lipoprotein OsmE — translated: MYKQTLAILLASTALAACGSRPENPVDYVTYRDEPLVKQVEHGMTMQKVIAIGGSPSNVIDLPHGGTCNDYILNRDGHQQPYYVRFDATGHVDAKGFKTCKQREEDSKATRGA
- a CDS encoding ferritin-like domain-containing protein, encoding MSNVELTDVNTLRKRARQHVEQGAVTEGYQADRETILRLLNESLATEIVCTLRYKRHYFMAIGIKAGVAAAEFLEHANQETEHADKLAERIVQLGGEPDFNPDNLTKNSHAQYVAGKSLKEMVLEDLVAERIAIDSYREIIQYIGDKDPTTRRIFEDILAQEEEHADDMSDLLQGL
- a CDS encoding AsmA family protein; translated protein: MTRPARILVWTLSSLLTVLAIIVVVIATFDWNRVKPLLNEKVSAALHRPFAINGNLAVQWRTEPQEGGWRAWVPWPRFIAEDLTLGNPDWLKEPKMVGLERVEFRLSPLPLIFQQIVIPRIDLTKPTASLTRLADGRANWNFDFGPKDESEAPSSWQLDIGAIGFDQGNVSVDDQTLKTSMKVQIDPLGKPIPFSDIVGKARAEKAGGAQDYAFGLKAQGRYKGQPVSGTGKIGGLLALQDASQPFPLQADVRIADTHVVLAGTLTDPRNLGALDLRLRLSGASLGNLYPLTGVTLPDTPAYSTDGRLSANLHAPDGATFHYQDFNGKIGDSDIHGDLAFVASQPRPKLSGNLVSNQLLFKDLAPLIGADSNAEQKARGGASKQPSGKVLPVEEFRTERWRAMDADVTFSGKRIVHSAQLPFTDLSAHVILDDGLLRLEPLRFGVAGGNLASDIRLDGRNVPLQGRAKLTARGFKLKQLFPSFAPMQTSFGELNGDADISGRGNSIAALLGTANGDLRMLINDGAISRSLMEIAGLNVGNYVIGKLFGDEDVKINCAAADVGIKNGLATTRLFIFDTENAIIYIDGTANFASEQLDLKITPESKGLRLFSLRSPLYVRGPFAKPSAGVQAVPLALRGAGMVALGVVAGPAAGLLALIAPSSGDEPNQCTPLLQQMKAGKAPTAVKGKK
- a CDS encoding phage infection protein; its protein translation is MKRHLLTLTLSILAANAFAMPADDQHLTAESRSSAAEIAQPLKTLAEGGADRLQERAGRVAEGGSDRLIERTGRVAEGGSDRLIERTGRVAEGGSDRLIERTGRVAEGGSDRLIERTGRVAEGGSDRLIERTGRVAEGGSDRLIERTGRVAEGGSDRLIERTGRVAEGGSDRLIERTGRVAEGGSDRLVEISRVS
- a CDS encoding TetR family transcriptional regulator, translated to MLPRAEQKLQTRQALLDAACQLMESGRGFGSISLREVARAAGIVPTGFYRHFSDMDALGLALVAEVDTTFRQTIRLVRHNEFELGGITDASVRIFLDVVAAHRAQFLFLAREQYGGSQAVRQAIAGLRQGISNDLATDLGRMKRWHHLDAAALAVMADLVVKTVFATLPELIDSPEPGYPQVLTPQEKITQQLRFIFVGARHWQGLGNPG
- a CDS encoding AGE family epimerase/isomerase; its protein translation is MSDPRPTLSELTTRFQQHFAERIVPLWQGPGWNADMALPYEALDDQHRPLPVQRYRAMACARQLYLFSSRIEQPGAAERAAALFRSLQRHFHDAEHGGWFYSIDADGKPLDTRKDLYTHAFIVFACAHYWGKVRESLVESTLNAALTVVAEQFARDDGLYEASLGEDWSDLGSGPLQNPQMHLAEAFLQVLAVRDDDGVQQALLQLCDALQVHFIEPEHGLMLEKPRGAVDNWFEPGHQFEWFYLLDTSALLRGTPLHASIDRAFGYAEQCGVKDAAVLAMLDVNGKVIDATQRIWAQAEYLRALVLRSGGMAKLPAQLNAMAQQFLHAGGWYECRDGEGAVSRHDMPSTTPYHLATCLEGLLRLS
- a CDS encoding SDR family oxidoreductase; the encoded protein is MTSTVFITGATSGFGEATARRFAEAGWKLILTGRRKERLDALCAELSAKTEVHGLVLDVRDRKAMEEAIANLPAGFEKLRGLVNNAGLALGADPAQKCDLDDWETMVDTNIKGLMYTTRLLLPRLIAHGRGASILNVGSVAGNYPYPGSHVYGGTKAFVGQFSLSLRCDLRGTGVRVSNIEPGLCESEFSLVRFGGDQSKYDATYAGAEPIQPQDIADTIFWILNQPAHININSLELMPVSQDWAGFSIDRSAKG
- a CDS encoding ABC transporter ATP-binding protein — its product is MSAPILELKDLDVFYGPIQALKKVSMHINEGETVSLIGANGAGKSTLLMSIFGQPRAASGHIVYRGTDITRKSSHYIASNGIAQSPEGRRVFPDMTVEENLMMGTIPIGDKYASEDMQRMFELFPRLKERRNQRAMTMSGGEQQMLAIARALMSRPKLLLLDEPSLGLAPIVVKQIFSTLRELAKSGMTIFLVEQNANHALKLSDRAYVMVNGQIRMTGTGQELLVNEEVRNAYLGGH